A genomic stretch from Dethiosulfovibrio faecalis includes:
- a CDS encoding ABC transporter permease, whose amino-acid sequence MISWRNSVIEKPAPLPSVLLVFLITFVVYPSCMVLTKSFFVDGAPGFDNFVSFATQPHLFQVLWQSVLVALLVAFSSIAMGLCLSLTVFKTELPLRPFFRVAAVIPLVIPGFVASLAYLFLFGRNGLITYKMLHLKLAIYSWKSVAIVQTMNFTTTAFLILSAALLSIDGREEDAARTLGASEWDVFRTVTLPLLRPGLAASAVLIFMCSMADFSTPLFLGGRFGTLASTSYTQLIGSYDLEMASTMNAMLLFICLVAFWIFRMFQRNSDRVRRSSGGSHKAIDFPALPSACIWSASALFSVSVWFLLLSVFVAAFTKHLGANFDFTMSYFVAAFQRGWRGMVNTVIFASSSAFASAMIGMVIAWLIARRTFFGRRVLDFLSTVPFAIPGTFFGVGYILAFNGPPLLLSGTWVLVLVLAVVRELPLGVRAGVGMLGQMDGAVEDAAVSLGDSPSGVFFRVVLPIARPAMIVTALHSFVATVQTVGALIFIVSPGTKLLSIDVFEAVFKGDIGIAAALSVVMICLSAAGMSAIVLLSGKREGNRWMFRENVSR is encoded by the coding sequence GTGATTTCCTGGAGAAATTCCGTAATAGAAAAGCCGGCTCCGCTTCCGTCGGTTCTTCTCGTTTTTCTGATCACCTTCGTCGTATATCCATCCTGTATGGTGTTGACGAAGAGCTTCTTTGTGGACGGAGCGCCGGGATTCGATAATTTCGTGTCCTTCGCGACCCAGCCGCACCTCTTTCAGGTGCTTTGGCAGAGCGTTCTCGTGGCTCTTCTTGTGGCGTTCAGCTCCATCGCGATGGGGCTGTGTCTCTCTCTTACGGTGTTCAAGACCGAATTACCGCTGCGTCCCTTCTTCAGGGTCGCGGCGGTAATTCCCCTGGTCATTCCGGGTTTCGTGGCCTCACTCGCCTATCTGTTTCTCTTCGGTAGAAACGGCCTTATAACCTATAAGATGCTTCATCTCAAGCTGGCGATATACAGCTGGAAAAGCGTCGCTATAGTCCAGACGATGAACTTCACGACCACGGCTTTTTTAATCCTCTCGGCGGCCCTGCTTTCCATCGACGGCAGGGAAGAGGACGCAGCCAGAACGCTGGGGGCGTCCGAGTGGGATGTCTTTCGAACCGTGACACTTCCTCTTTTGCGTCCCGGGTTGGCCGCTTCGGCGGTCTTGATATTCATGTGTTCCATGGCGGATTTCAGCACGCCTCTATTTCTCGGGGGGAGATTCGGGACCTTGGCCTCTACGTCCTACACTCAGCTTATAGGGTCTTACGATCTCGAGATGGCCTCGACCATGAACGCCATGTTGCTCTTCATCTGTCTGGTCGCTTTCTGGATCTTTCGGATGTTCCAGAGGAATTCCGACCGGGTGCGACGTTCATCGGGAGGATCGCACAAGGCGATTGATTTTCCGGCTTTGCCCTCCGCCTGCATCTGGTCCGCCTCTGCCTTGTTCTCCGTCTCCGTCTGGTTTCTTCTGTTATCGGTGTTCGTAGCGGCCTTTACGAAACATCTGGGGGCCAATTTCGACTTTACCATGTCGTACTTCGTCGCCGCATTTCAACGGGGATGGCGTGGGATGGTCAACACGGTGATCTTCGCTTCCTCCAGCGCTTTTGCGTCCGCGATGATCGGAATGGTCATAGCCTGGTTGATCGCGAGGAGGACTTTTTTCGGAAGAAGGGTTCTCGACTTCCTCTCCACCGTCCCTTTCGCCATACCGGGGACGTTCTTCGGTGTCGGCTACATACTGGCCTTTAACGGACCTCCTCTTCTTCTGTCCGGAACGTGGGTCCTGGTGTTGGTCCTTGCCGTCGTAAGAGAGCTTCCTCTGGGCGTTAGGGCCGGGGTCGGTATGCTGGGTCAGATGGACGGCGCGGTGGAGGATGCGGCGGTCTCGCTGGGAGACTCCCCCTCTGGAGTCTTCTTCAGGGTAGTGCTTCCCATCGCTCGACCCGCTATGATCGTCACAGCTCTTCATTCTTTCGTGGCAACGGTTCAGACCGTAGGAGCGTTGATATTTATAGTCTCTCCAGGCACGAAACTCCTGTCGATAGACGTTTTCGAGGCCGTCTTTAAGGGAGATATCGGTATTGCCGCCGCCCTCTCCGTGGTCATGATATGTCTTTCTGCGGCAGGAATGTCCGCCATAGTGCTTTTATCGGGGAAAAGGGAGGGTAACCGTTGGATGTTCAGGGAGAACGTGTCGAGATGA
- a CDS encoding ABC transporter substrate-binding protein codes for MKRISAVFFSSIVVLVLAVGTVFADEGTLRMYVAYSHPELIASEFEKATGIKVEFLPMSSGEVLTRLKAERSNPRTDVWFGGGSDAFIQAKADGLIVPYDSPNAKRVADAFRDGEGYWTGVSLVVVGLLVNTERAESVGLPIPDSWEAIADSSFKDEVLASNPKTSGTAYTTVSGVLQMFGEEKGWSYLERLYGNIPFLEKSGGTPGTKAVQGEFAVGIVPDPHSIKMNNPDAPVKTVFPKDGVLAWPSPVAIVKGAKNMEGAEKFVDWALSPEGQKVLMRANPRVPTTDVEPLEGVPRLKDLNLIPYDHVKWGTSRADVLAEFSKLFPQFN; via the coding sequence TTGAAGAGAATAAGCGCCGTGTTTTTTTCGTCTATCGTGGTCTTGGTCCTGGCAGTCGGTACGGTTTTCGCCGACGAGGGAACCTTGAGGATGTACGTGGCTTACAGCCATCCTGAGCTTATAGCCTCCGAGTTCGAAAAGGCGACCGGCATAAAGGTCGAATTTCTGCCGATGTCCTCGGGAGAGGTCTTGACCAGGCTCAAGGCCGAGCGTTCCAATCCTAGGACGGATGTATGGTTCGGAGGCGGTTCGGATGCCTTTATACAGGCCAAGGCCGACGGACTGATAGTCCCCTACGATTCGCCGAACGCCAAGAGGGTGGCCGATGCCTTCAGGGACGGCGAAGGCTATTGGACCGGAGTTTCCCTCGTGGTCGTCGGATTGCTGGTCAACACTGAGAGGGCGGAGTCCGTGGGATTGCCGATTCCGGATTCGTGGGAGGCCATAGCGGATTCCTCCTTTAAGGACGAGGTCCTGGCCTCCAATCCGAAGACGTCCGGTACCGCCTATACCACCGTTTCCGGTGTGTTGCAGATGTTCGGCGAAGAGAAGGGGTGGAGTTATCTCGAGAGGCTGTACGGGAACATTCCGTTTCTCGAGAAGAGCGGCGGTACGCCTGGCACCAAGGCCGTTCAGGGCGAGTTTGCCGTAGGGATAGTCCCCGATCCTCACAGCATAAAGATGAACAACCCGGATGCCCCGGTAAAGACGGTTTTCCCTAAAGACGGTGTGTTGGCATGGCCTTCTCCGGTTGCGATAGTCAAGGGAGCCAAGAACATGGAGGGAGCCGAGAAATTCGTCGATTGGGCCCTGTCGCCGGAGGGACAGAAGGTTCTCATGAGAGCGAATCCCAGAGTTCCCACGACGGACGTGGAGCCTCTGGAAGGTGTCCCGAGATTGAAGGACCTGAACCTGATTCCGTACGATCACGTCAAATGGGGGACCTCCAGGGCCGATGTCCTGGCGGAGTTCTCGAAACTTTTCCCGCAGTTCAACTAA